In one window of Desulfovibrio sp. DNA:
- the trxA gene encoding thioredoxin, which produces MAEQVTDATFESVVLKSDLPVLLDFWAPWCGPCRAVGPIIDELSTEYAGKVRIVKMNVDENPATPTKFGIRAIPTLVLFKNGETIEQITGAVTKAAMKDLLDNKALA; this is translated from the coding sequence ATGGCTGAACAGGTCACTGATGCCACCTTTGAAAGTGTTGTCCTCAAGTCCGATCTGCCGGTTCTGCTTGACTTCTGGGCACCCTGGTGCGGCCCCTGCCGTGCGGTTGGCCCCATTATTGATGAGCTTTCCACCGAATATGCTGGCAAGGTGCGCATCGTTAAGATGAATGTGGACGAAAATCCCGCCACCCCCACAAAGTTCGGCATACGGGCTATCCCCACACTGGTGCTTTTTAAGAATGGCGAAACCATCGAACAGATCACTGGCGCTGTAACCAAGGCCGCCATGAAAGACCTGCTCGACAATAAGGCCCTGGCATGA
- the trxB gene encoding thioredoxin-disulfide reductase, whose protein sequence is MKSYDAVVIGGGPAGVTAAMYLARSGCSVLLPERLTSGGQLLQTEALENYPGFPKGIKGYELADLFTEHLEGLTVDRPAIMVESISGSAGQFAVHTAEEDYLCKVVLVCSGAKHRQLGLEGEDRLRGRGVSYCALCDGNFFRNQTVAVVGGGNAAMEESLYLTKIVSKLHLIHRRDSFRGLKVYQDRLESMPDKVDLLRSSIITQLHGEDHLTGLTVKNLQTGQEKQLAVDGLFIYVGFAPVTNFLPQGIELDAQGFIVTDTEMRTNIPGIFAAGDIRSKLCRQVITAAGDGATAAQAAFVFLEQLHA, encoded by the coding sequence ATGAAATCGTATGATGCCGTTGTGATCGGCGGCGGTCCTGCCGGCGTTACCGCTGCCATGTATCTGGCGCGGTCCGGCTGCAGCGTTCTCTTGCCTGAGCGGCTGACCTCCGGTGGTCAACTGCTGCAGACGGAGGCACTGGAGAACTATCCGGGCTTTCCCAAAGGCATCAAAGGCTACGAGCTTGCCGATCTTTTTACGGAACATCTTGAAGGTTTGACGGTAGACCGACCCGCCATAATGGTTGAATCCATTTCCGGTTCGGCGGGTCAGTTTGCCGTGCATACTGCTGAAGAAGACTACTTGTGCAAAGTGGTGCTCGTGTGTTCTGGTGCCAAACACCGCCAACTTGGCCTGGAAGGCGAAGACAGGCTGCGTGGGCGCGGCGTTTCGTACTGCGCCCTTTGTGACGGCAACTTCTTTCGCAACCAGACAGTAGCTGTGGTTGGCGGCGGTAATGCGGCAATGGAAGAAAGCCTGTATCTTACAAAGATAGTGAGTAAACTTCACCTCATTCACAGGCGTGACAGTTTCCGCGGGCTCAAGGTTTATCAGGACAGGCTTGAGAGCATGCCCGACAAGGTAGACCTTTTACGCAGTTCCATCATTACCCAGTTGCACGGCGAGGATCATCTGACTGGCCTGACCGTTAAAAATCTTCAGACTGGCCAGGAAAAACAGCTAGCAGTTGACGGACTTTTTATTTATGTAGGCTTTGCGCCTGTGACAAACTTTTTGCCGCAAGGCATTGAACTTGATGCACAGGGCTTTATTGTGACTGATACGGAAATGCGCACCAATATCCCCGGCATCTTTGCCGCTGGCGACATTCGCTCCAAGCTTTGCCGCCAGGTCATCACTGCCGCCGGCGATGGCGCAACCGCCGCACAAGCGGCATTTGTCTTCCTGGAACAGCTCCATGCATAA
- a CDS encoding outer membrane protein assembly factor BamD: protein MHKKLLRSILLAMSMLMVSGCGIIDMIYLPPAEDTAQEIFEAANDAMSEKNYVRAVELYNKLRDSYPFSPYTIDAELSLGDAYFLDEEYELAAESYKDFESLHPRHEAIPYVLYQTGMSLMKQFRSVDRATTELQEAYDYFNRLRQMYPDSPYAKGAEEHMLTCRKLMAEHELYIADVFWHMKKYGPAWHRYEFIIKDFPDVPEVAEHAKEKSLAAYHNYKEEQAVETRQKRQGSWREWFKWL from the coding sequence ATGCATAAAAAACTGCTACGCTCCATTTTGCTTGCCATGAGCATGCTCATGGTTTCCGGTTGCGGCATCATTGATATGATCTATCTTCCGCCAGCCGAAGACACCGCGCAAGAAATCTTTGAAGCCGCCAACGACGCCATGAGTGAAAAAAACTATGTGCGTGCCGTGGAGCTGTACAACAAACTGCGCGATTCGTATCCATTCAGTCCTTATACCATTGATGCAGAGCTGTCATTGGGCGACGCCTATTTCCTCGATGAGGAATACGAGCTGGCCGCTGAAAGCTACAAGGATTTTGAATCCCTGCATCCAAGGCATGAGGCCATACCCTATGTGCTGTATCAGACGGGCATGTCCCTGATGAAGCAGTTCCGCTCCGTTGACAGGGCGACCACCGAGCTTCAGGAAGCCTACGATTACTTCAACAGGCTGCGTCAGATGTATCCTGATTCTCCGTACGCCAAGGGCGCAGAAGAACACATGCTTACCTGCCGCAAGCTTATGGCGGAGCATGAACTCTACATCGCCGATGTCTTCTGGCACATGAAAAAGTACGGCCCTGCCTGGCACCGCTACGAATTCATTATAAAGGATTTCCCGGACGTGCCCGAAGTGGCTGAACATGCCAAAGAAAAAAGCCTGGCAGCCTACCACAACTATAAAGAAGAGCAGGCTGTAGAAACGCGGCAAAAGCGTCAAGGCTCTTGGCGAGAATGGTTTAAGTGGTTGTAA
- a CDS encoding cation diffusion facilitator family transporter, translated as MAVPMEASTEKNRAALVSLWAAFALTSVKLIVGLHTNSLGILSEALHSGLDLLAAAMTLAAVRIASKPADARHPYGHGKIENLSALAETLLLFLTCFWVVYEGVQRLMAGESPVTPSLWGVGVMALSIIIDVNRVRILRRVAQKYKSQALEADALHFSTDILSSAVVLVGVLAVWVASALSLPAPLHKILVQADTVAALLVAVIIFRASVRMAMQAVDTLMDSGSTREQQAVIAAVNRVKGITDVRDVRLRSSGPTSFVDLTVGVEPGIKVSEGHRLAHEAEQAVELVLEGADVTVHVEPHSADADKHCDPFAQVQFTAWNHGLSVHNVHILRLSEICHIDLHVELPGDMPFVQAYDRVKDFEKALHAAMPRMEVVSHLEPEGAACALAYGASVSLSYAEMAWREIEIAIAKEPLVTTPHKFSVYEVPEQGICISFHCDIAPALNVEEAHTVCMRLEKQLRLSIPQLGRIIIHMEPGAKAAE; from the coding sequence ATGGCCGTGCCCATGGAAGCCAGTACTGAAAAAAATCGCGCAGCGCTTGTATCATTGTGGGCCGCCTTTGCCCTTACTTCCGTCAAGCTTATTGTTGGTCTGCACACCAACAGCCTCGGTATTTTGTCCGAAGCATTGCACAGCGGGCTGGATCTTCTGGCAGCGGCCATGACCCTGGCGGCGGTACGCATAGCCTCCAAACCGGCCGACGCGCGTCACCCCTATGGGCATGGCAAAATAGAAAATCTTTCTGCCCTTGCCGAAACACTGCTTTTATTCCTGACCTGCTTCTGGGTCGTGTACGAGGGCGTGCAACGCCTGATGGCAGGTGAAAGCCCTGTGACGCCATCGTTATGGGGTGTTGGCGTTATGGCGCTTTCCATCATCATTGATGTGAACAGGGTGCGCATACTGCGCCGGGTGGCCCAAAAGTATAAAAGTCAGGCGCTTGAAGCAGACGCCCTGCATTTTTCTACAGATATATTATCTTCGGCAGTGGTGCTGGTGGGGGTGCTCGCGGTATGGGTGGCCTCTGCGCTCAGCCTGCCTGCCCCGCTGCACAAGATTTTGGTACAGGCCGACACTGTGGCCGCACTGCTGGTGGCGGTGATAATTTTTCGCGCCAGTGTCCGCATGGCCATGCAGGCTGTCGACACGTTGATGGACTCAGGCTCCACACGCGAGCAGCAGGCTGTCATTGCGGCTGTAAACAGGGTAAAGGGCATCACCGATGTCCGTGATGTGCGCCTGCGCTCCAGTGGGCCCACCAGCTTTGTGGACCTCACTGTCGGCGTGGAGCCGGGCATAAAGGTCAGTGAAGGGCACCGTCTGGCACACGAAGCGGAGCAGGCCGTGGAGCTGGTGCTGGAAGGGGCGGACGTGACCGTCCATGTGGAGCCGCACAGCGCCGATGCAGACAAACACTGCGATCCCTTTGCACAGGTGCAGTTTACAGCCTGGAATCATGGCCTTTCCGTGCATAACGTGCACATTCTCCGCTTGTCTGAGATATGCCATATTGATCTGCACGTGGAGCTTCCCGGCGACATGCCTTTTGTTCAGGCCTACGACAGGGTCAAGGATTTTGAAAAAGCTTTGCATGCCGCCATGCCGCGCATGGAAGTGGTGAGCCACCTGGAACCGGAAGGAGCCGCCTGCGCACTGGCGTACGGAGCCTCTGTGTCTTTGTCATACGCGGAAATGGCCTGGCGTGAGATTGAAATCGCCATTGCCAAGGAGCCGCTGGTCACAACTCCGCACAAATTTTCTGTCTACGAAGTGCCGGAACAGGGGATCTGCATCTCCTTTCATTGCGATATAGCCCCGGCATTAAATGTAGAAGAGGCGCATACAGTGTGTATGCGCCTGGAAAAACAATTACGGCTGAGCATTCCGCAATTGGGACGTATCATCATTCATATGGAACCGGGCGCAAAAGCGGCGGAGTAG
- the yihA gene encoding ribosome biogenesis GTP-binding protein YihA/YsxC: MAVSLTLESTAYTLDQLTTRPEAQIALAGRSNVGKSSLINALAGRKKLAKVSSTPGKTRSVNFYLVEPLNFYLVDLPGYGYARASHSEREKWAKLLEQYLVECASLKALALLLDCRLTPQQLDLNLASFAQRNRLLLVPILTKADKCNQRERSARQKEWQDILGICPVLTSSSSRLGIDALWRALAQAAGVEAPIIKAP; encoded by the coding sequence ATGGCTGTCAGCCTTACGCTGGAAAGCACGGCTTATACACTGGATCAGCTCACTACCCGTCCTGAAGCGCAGATAGCCCTTGCTGGCCGTTCCAATGTCGGCAAATCTTCACTTATCAATGCGTTGGCTGGCAGAAAAAAGCTGGCCAAGGTCAGTTCCACGCCCGGTAAAACCCGCTCTGTCAATTTTTACCTGGTGGAACCCTTGAATTTCTATCTTGTGGACCTGCCCGGCTATGGCTATGCCCGGGCCAGCCATAGTGAACGTGAAAAGTGGGCCAAACTGCTGGAACAGTATCTGGTTGAGTGCGCCAGTCTCAAAGCGCTTGCTCTGCTGCTCGACTGCCGCCTGACGCCCCAGCAGCTTGACCTGAATCTTGCCTCGTTTGCGCAGAGAAACCGCCTGCTCCTGGTGCCCATACTGACCAAGGCCGACAAATGCAATCAGCGTGAACGCTCGGCGCGCCAAAAGGAGTGGCAGGACATACTGGGCATCTGCCCCGTGCTGACCTCATCCAGCAGCCGTTTGGGCATTGATGCCCTATGGCGCGCACTGGCGCAGGCGGCAGGGGTTGAAGCGCCAATCATCAAGGCTCCGTAG
- the efp gene encoding elongation factor P, which yields MYSTTDFRKGLKIEVEGIPYEIVDFQHFKPGKGGAMVRTKLRNILTGRMQDITFRSGEKVGKPDLETRDMQFLYRQDDELIFMDMTTYEQLQMSLATTDGKEGFLKDGQECRVLLYKGSPLDIDIPVSMVLTVVETEPGAKGDTVSNVTKPAKLETGLVVQVPIFVNEGDRVKVDTRSKEYLGRE from the coding sequence ATGTATTCAACCACGGATTTTCGCAAGGGTCTTAAAATTGAAGTCGAAGGCATCCCTTACGAAATTGTGGACTTTCAGCACTTCAAGCCCGGCAAGGGCGGCGCCATGGTACGCACCAAGCTGCGTAACATTCTCACTGGCCGCATGCAGGACATCACCTTCCGTTCCGGTGAAAAGGTCGGCAAGCCCGATCTTGAAACCCGCGACATGCAGTTCCTGTATCGCCAGGATGACGAACTCATTTTTATGGATATGACCACATACGAGCAGCTGCAAATGTCCCTCGCAACCACTGACGGTAAAGAGGGCTTTTTGAAGGACGGTCAGGAATGCCGCGTGCTGCTTTACAAGGGCAGCCCGCTGGACATAGACATTCCAGTAAGCATGGTGCTGACTGTTGTGGAAACCGAGCCTGGCGCCAAGGGCGACACTGTCAGCAATGTCACCAAACCCGCCAAGCTCGAAACTGGCCTTGTTGTTCAGGTTCCCATTTTTGTTAACGAAGGTGACCGCGTAAAAGTGGACACCCGCTCCAAGGAATACCTGGGCCGCGAATAA